Sequence from the Fodinibius salicampi genome:
AACTCTTTCAATCCGTCGCGGGTGGGTTCATACAACTGATTCCACTCAGATTTGATCTCTTTGATATCAGGATATTCAATATCATCTTTAGCCTCTGAATGTCCCATTACGGCAAAAAGATCGTTCCATTTTAACTGCGGATCTAAGCCAGCAATCATCGCCAGTCCGTATTGCGAATTCAGCAGATGTCCGGCCAAGTATTTTACATGATTTATTTTTTGGTCACCATAAAGCCGTTGATTGGTTTCTTCATCCGTAAAACCGTCCAGCACGTTATTATATAACCGCTGGTGCAGGTCAAATTGAGTTAATAAGGCGTTATTCATAATCCCTTTCTGCTTTCTCTATCAGTTTATTTGTTCTGTAAATAAGTATAATTGTAAAACAGCTCCCCTGCGTGGTGTATTTACGCCATTTTCACAGGTTGATTGCGACAAACTCTTTTAGTAGCATTAATTGTTAGTTGTTCGTTATCGATAGCATAAACAGTAATAACGAATAGCCGCTACCTTTTAATTAATTGCCTTTATCATGAAACATATATCCATACTCATACCGCGCGGACATACCAGTGTGGTCAATATTGGCGGAACCCATCAAATTTTTAACCAAGTCAATGGAATACTCGCCGAAAAGGGAAAAAATCCGGTTTTTGATATTCATCTTGTGGGGCTTGAAAAAGAAATAAGGCAGTCAACAGGACTCTTTGCCGTGAATGCGGACTGCCTGGTTGGGGATGTCGATAAAA
This genomic interval carries:
- a CDS encoding DinB family protein, with amino-acid sequence MNNALLTQFDLHQRLYNNVLDGFTDEETNQRLYGDQKINHVKYLAGHLLNSQYGLAMIAGLDPQLKWNDLFAVMGHSEAKDDIEYPDIKEIKSEWNQLYEPTRDGLKELTPEILNQVPPTPFNQVAETVGELWAFINHHTSYHIGQIGILRRAFGKPPMSFD